Proteins encoded by one window of Streptomyces sp. LX-29:
- a CDS encoding MerR family transcriptional regulator — protein sequence MRLAELSTRSGVPTATIKYYLREGLLPPGERITATQAEYGEEHLRRLRLVRALIQVGRMPVATAREVLAATEDEALDISRRLGAAVWALPHGPEPDPEAPATTAASEQVDALLERMGWEHCRAYGNASPAYRALVAAIATLARLGYPHETEHLLLQARAADELAVADLDLVETYPPENRIEAAVALTVLYEPVLQCLRRLAQTEETHRRYDGD from the coding sequence ATGCGACTGGCGGAGTTGAGTACGCGGAGCGGAGTGCCCACCGCGACGATCAAGTACTACCTACGAGAGGGGCTGCTGCCTCCGGGCGAGCGGATCACCGCCACCCAGGCGGAGTACGGCGAGGAGCACCTGCGCCGACTGCGGCTGGTGCGGGCGCTGATCCAGGTGGGCCGGATGCCCGTGGCCACCGCGCGCGAGGTGCTCGCCGCCACCGAGGACGAGGCGCTGGACATCAGCAGGCGGCTGGGCGCCGCGGTCTGGGCGCTGCCGCACGGTCCTGAGCCCGACCCGGAGGCCCCGGCGACGACCGCGGCGAGCGAGCAGGTGGACGCCCTGCTGGAGCGGATGGGCTGGGAGCACTGCCGCGCGTACGGGAACGCCTCCCCCGCCTATCGGGCCCTGGTGGCGGCCATCGCCACGCTCGCCCGACTGGGCTACCCCCACGAGACGGAGCATCTGCTGCTCCAGGCGCGGGCCGCGGACGAGCTGGCCGTCGCCGACCTGGACCTGGTGGAGACCTATCCGCCCGAGAACCGGATCGAGGCCGCCGTGGCGCTGACCGTGCTCTACGAGCCGGTGCTCCAGTGCCTGCGACGGCTGGCGCAGACCGAGGAGACCCACCGCCGCTACGACGGGGACTGA
- the gltX gene encoding glutamate--tRNA ligase → MASASAPVSPVRVRFCPSPTGNPHVGLVRTALFNWAFARHHGGTLVFRIEDTDTARDSEESYEQLLDAMRWLGLDWDEGPAAFDSASGAGGGPHAPYRQSQRMDIYADVAAKLLAGGYAYRCYCTAEELEERREAARAAGRASGYDGQCRTVGPERAAAYEAEGRPSIVRFRMPDEPITFTDLVRGELTFTPENVPDFGIVRANGAPLYTLVNPVDDALMEITHVLRGEDLLSSTPRQIALYQALTELGVAKGVPAFGHLPYVMGEGNKKLSKRDPQSSLNLYRERGFLPEGLLNYLSLLGWSLAADRDVFSMDEMVAAFDVTAVNANPARFDLKKAESINADHIRRLDPAAFVEACAPWLQAPHANWAPESFDRAAWEAIAPHAQTRLTVLSDITANVDFLFLDEPVEDEASWQKAMKEGSEALLRTARAKLADAEWTADALKEAVVAAGEEHGLKLGKAQAPVRVAVTGRTVGLPLFESLEVLGRDRTLARVDAALAKLSAV, encoded by the coding sequence GTGGCTAGCGCATCAGCTCCCGTCTCTCCCGTACGGGTCCGTTTCTGTCCCTCGCCGACCGGCAACCCCCATGTGGGTCTGGTCCGCACCGCCCTCTTCAACTGGGCCTTCGCCCGCCACCACGGCGGCACCCTGGTCTTCCGCATCGAGGACACCGACACCGCCCGTGACTCCGAGGAGTCCTACGAGCAGCTGTTGGACGCGATGCGCTGGCTGGGCTTGGACTGGGACGAGGGCCCGGCTGCGTTCGACAGCGCCTCCGGCGCGGGCGGCGGCCCGCACGCGCCGTACCGCCAGTCGCAGCGCATGGACATCTACGCCGACGTGGCAGCCAAGCTGCTGGCCGGCGGGTACGCCTACCGCTGCTACTGCACCGCCGAGGAGCTGGAGGAGCGCCGCGAGGCCGCCCGCGCGGCCGGCCGGGCCTCCGGCTACGACGGGCAGTGCCGCACCGTGGGCCCGGAGCGGGCCGCCGCCTACGAGGCCGAGGGTCGCCCCTCCATCGTGCGGTTCCGGATGCCGGACGAGCCGATCACCTTCACCGACCTGGTCCGCGGCGAGCTGACCTTCACCCCGGAGAACGTGCCGGACTTCGGCATCGTCCGGGCCAACGGCGCCCCGCTCTACACGCTCGTCAACCCCGTCGACGACGCGCTGATGGAGATCACCCACGTGCTGCGCGGCGAGGACCTGCTCTCCTCCACTCCGCGGCAGATCGCGCTCTACCAGGCGCTGACGGAGCTGGGCGTCGCCAAGGGCGTCCCCGCCTTCGGTCACCTGCCGTACGTCATGGGTGAGGGCAACAAGAAGCTCTCCAAGCGCGACCCGCAGTCCTCGCTGAACCTCTACCGCGAGCGCGGCTTCCTCCCCGAGGGGCTGCTCAACTACCTGTCCCTGCTGGGCTGGTCGCTCGCGGCCGACCGCGACGTCTTCTCCATGGACGAGATGGTCGCGGCCTTCGATGTGACGGCCGTCAACGCCAACCCGGCCCGCTTCGACCTGAAGAAGGCCGAGTCGATCAACGCCGACCACATTCGGCGGCTCGACCCGGCGGCCTTCGTCGAGGCGTGTGCCCCCTGGCTCCAGGCCCCGCACGCCAACTGGGCGCCGGAGTCCTTCGACCGGGCCGCCTGGGAGGCGATCGCGCCGCACGCCCAGACCCGGCTGACGGTCCTCTCCGACATCACCGCCAACGTGGACTTCCTCTTCCTCGACGAGCCGGTCGAGGACGAGGCGTCCTGGCAGAAGGCGATGAAGGAGGGCTCCGAGGCGCTGCTGCGCACCGCCCGCGCCAAGCTCGCCGACGCCGAGTGGACCGCCGACGCCCTCAAGGAGGCCGTCGTCGCCGCCGGCGAGGAGCACGGCCTGAAGCTCGGCAAGGCCCAGGCGCCGGTCCGTGTCGCCGTCACCGGCCGCACCGTGGGCCTGCCGCTGTTCGAGTCCCTGGAGGTGCTCGGCAGGGACCGCACGCTGGCCCGCGTCGACGCTGCGCTGGCCAAGCTGAGCGCGGTCTGA
- a CDS encoding DUF4188 domain-containing protein, translated as MSSKPIPGRYTADVQGDVTVFHIGMRFNNFRAVRSWWPVFTAMPRMLKELSQDKESGMLGYQLLLGWPRLLYVVQYWESPEKLLAYAADQGKEHRPAWAAFNRRLREGRGKVGFWHETFISRPGSYENVYINMPPFGLAAATGGPVPVARRGERAADRLKAA; from the coding sequence ATGAGCAGCAAGCCGATCCCCGGCCGGTACACCGCCGACGTCCAGGGCGACGTCACCGTCTTCCACATCGGGATGCGGTTCAACAACTTCCGCGCTGTGCGCAGTTGGTGGCCGGTGTTCACCGCGATGCCGCGCATGCTCAAGGAGCTGTCGCAGGACAAGGAGAGCGGGATGCTCGGCTATCAGCTGCTGCTGGGCTGGCCCCGACTGCTGTACGTCGTCCAGTACTGGGAGTCTCCGGAGAAGCTGCTGGCCTACGCCGCCGACCAGGGCAAGGAGCACCGTCCCGCCTGGGCCGCCTTCAACCGCCGGCTCCGCGAGGGCAGGGGCAAGGTCGGCTTCTGGCACGAGACGTTCATCTCTCGCCCCGGCTCGTACGAGAACGTCTACATCAACATGCCCCCCTTCGGCCTCGCCGCCGCCACCGGCGGCCCGGTCCCCGTCGCCCGCCGCGGCGAGCGCGCCGCCGACCGCCTCAAGGCCGCCTGA
- the ndgR gene encoding IclR family transcriptional regulator NdgR, translating to MDNSSGVGVLDKAALVLSALESGPATLAGLVGATGLARPTAHRLAVALEHHRMVARDMQGRFILGPRLAELAAAAGEDRLLATAGPVLTHLRDVTGESAQLYRRQGDMRICVAAAERLSGLRDTVPVGSTLPMKAGSAAQVLLAWEEPERLHRGLQGARYTATALSGVRRRGWAQSIGEREPGVASVSAPVRGPSNRVVAAVSVSGPIERLTRHPGRMHAQAVIDAAARLSDSLRRAG from the coding sequence ATGGACAACTCTAGCGGCGTCGGCGTTCTCGACAAGGCGGCTCTGGTTCTGAGCGCACTGGAGTCCGGTCCGGCCACCCTCGCCGGGCTGGTCGGCGCCACCGGGCTGGCGCGCCCCACGGCGCATCGGCTCGCGGTGGCGCTGGAACACCACCGGATGGTGGCGCGTGACATGCAGGGCCGGTTCATCCTGGGCCCGCGGCTGGCCGAGCTGGCCGCGGCGGCGGGCGAGGACCGGCTGCTGGCCACGGCCGGTCCGGTGCTCACCCACCTACGGGACGTGACCGGCGAGAGCGCTCAGCTCTATCGCCGCCAGGGCGACATGCGGATCTGCGTGGCCGCGGCCGAGCGGCTGTCCGGACTGCGGGACACCGTGCCGGTGGGCTCCACGCTGCCGATGAAGGCCGGCTCCGCCGCCCAGGTGCTGCTGGCCTGGGAGGAGCCGGAGCGGCTGCACCGCGGGCTCCAGGGCGCCCGCTACACCGCCACGGCCCTGTCGGGCGTGCGGCGCCGGGGCTGGGCCCAGTCCATCGGCGAGCGGGAGCCCGGGGTGGCCTCGGTCTCCGCGCCCGTCCGCGGACCCTCCAACCGCGTCGTCGCCGCCGTGTCCGTCTCGGGCCCCATCGAGCGACTCACCCGTCACCCGGGCCGGATGCACGCCCAGGCCGTCATCGACGCCGCCGCCCGCCTGAGCGACTCCCTCCGCCGCGCGGGCTGA